The following are encoded in a window of Eschrichtius robustus isolate mEscRob2 chromosome 1, mEscRob2.pri, whole genome shotgun sequence genomic DNA:
- the LOC137762027 gene encoding cysteine-rich protein 1, which produces MPKCPKCNKEVYFAERVASLGKDWHRPCLKCEKCGKTLTSGGHAEHEGKPYCNHPCYAAMFGPKGFGRGGAESHTFK; this is translated from the exons ATGCCCAAGTGCCCCAAGTGCAACAAGGAGGTGTACTTCG CCGAGCGGGTGGCCTCCCTGGGGAAGGACTGGCATCGCCCGTGCCTGAAGTGTGAGAAATGTGGAAAGACGCTGACCTCGGGGGGTCACGccgag CATGAAGGCAAGCCCTATTGCAACCACCCCTGCTACGCGGCCATGTTCGGCCCCAAAG GCTTCGGGCGCGGTGGGGCAGAGAGCCACACTTTCAAGTAA
- the LOC137762024 gene encoding LOW QUALITY PROTEIN: cysteine-rich protein 2-like (The sequence of the model RefSeq protein was modified relative to this genomic sequence to represent the inferred CDS: substituted 1 base at 1 genomic stop codon), with protein METGEDRAGLGRGHLARATQGRPAGPVAPHPPLQVRPRPRGARTPGAGSXRPAPDADQWEHGQPVGRGWRGGRGGGGGGGGETGAGGGHGLNRRAPTMASKCPKCDKTVYFAEKVSSLGKDWHRFCLRCEHCSKTLTPGGHAEHDGKPFCHKPCYATLFGPKGVNIGGAGSYIYEKPSAEKPQVTGPIEVPVARAEERKASGPPKGPSKASSVTTFTGEPNMCPRCNKRVYFAEKVTSLGKDWHRPCLRCERCGKTLTPGGHAEHDGQPYCHKPCYGILFGPKGVNTGAVGSYIYDKDPEGKVQP; from the exons ATGGAAACAGGCGAGGACAGGGCGGGCCTGGGTAGAGGCCACCTCGCGCGCGCGACCCAGGGGCGCCCGGCGGGTCCCGTCGCCCCCCATCCGCCCCTGCAGGTgcgcccccgcccccgcggcGCCCGGACCCCGGGGGCGGGCTCCTGACGCCCCGCCCCGGACGCAGACCAATGGGAGCACGGACAGCCGGTCGGGCGGGGCTGGCGGGgcgggcgcggcggcggcggcggcggcggcggggagaCGGGCGCGGGCGGAGGACACGGGCTGAACAGGCGCGCACCGACCATGGCCTCCAAGTGCCCCAAGTGCGACAAGACCGTGTACTTCG CTGAGAAGGTGAGCTCCCTGGGCAAAGACTGGCACAGATTCTGCCTCAGGTGCGAGCACTGCAGCAAGACGCTGACGCCAGGGGGCCACGCCGAG CATGACGGAAAGCCCTTCTGCCACAAGCCCTGCTATGCCACGCTGTTCGGACCCAAAG GGGTGAATATCGGAGGTGCCGGCTCCTACATCTACGAGAAGCCCTCTGCCGAGAAACCTCAGGTCACTGGCCCCATCGAGGTCCCCGTGGCCCGAGCTGAGGAGCGGAAGGCCAGCGGCCCCCCGAAGGGGCCCAGCAAAG cctccagtGTCACCACGTTCACCGGGGAACCCAACATGTGTCCTCGCTGCAACAAGAGGGTCTACTTCG CTGAGAAGGTGACGTCTCTGGGCAAGGACTGGCACCGGCCGTGCCTGCGCTGCGAGCGCTGCGGGAAGACGCTGACCCCAGGCGGGCACGCGGAG CACGACGGCCAGCCCTACTGCCACAAGCCCTGCTACGGAATACTTTTCGGACCCAAGG ggGTGAACACCGGAGCTGTTGGCAGCTACATCTATGACAAGGACCCCGAGGGCAAAGTTCAGCCCTAG